One Pyrococcus furiosus DSM 3638 genomic window, CTGGTACGATGAACCACCATACCACCTACCAGCAAACACGGCATTCCTATTCCTCAACACCCAAAAGCCACCACTTGACAACCCAGAGTTCAGAAGGGCCATAGCCTATGCAATAAACCCAGAGGAGATAGCTGCCAGAGCATCCCAAAACCAGGTAACTCCAGCCGATCCCACAGGATTACTAATCCAGTATCCAGCATTCAAGAAGATATACAACAAGGAGGCCGTTGATAAGTACGGATTCAAGTATGATCCACAAAAGGCCATGGAGATACTCGACAAGCTAGGATTTAAGGATGTAAATGGTGATGGCTACAGAGAGTTCCCAGATGGAAAACCACTCAAGTTAACAATAATAGTCCCATTCGGATGGACCGACTGGATGGAGATGATCAGAGTAATAAGCGAGCAGTTGGCAATTGTTGGAATCAACGTCGAGCCCAAGTTCCCAGACTATTCAAAGTACTGGGATGACCTAACCAAGGGTAACTTCGACATGGCCATAAACAACTTCGGAAGCAACGTAGTTGCAACACCATGGCAATGGTTCAACTGGGTCCTCAACCAAGATGTCACTCCAATAGGAGAGAACTTCTACAACGGTAACTTCGGTAGATACAAGAATGAGAGAGTTGCAGAGCTCCTAGAGCTCATAAACGTTGAGAAGGATGAGAACAAGAAGCTTCAATACTACTACGAGCTACAGGAGATATTCCTCAAAGACTTGCCATACATACCAATAATCTACAACGGTGCATGGTTTGAGGCAAGCCCAGAGCACTGGACCAACTGGCCTACAGCAAAGAACCCATACGCATTCCCAATAAGCTGGAACGGATACTGGCAGATGGGTGGAGTGAAGGTGCTACTCAATATCAAGCCAGTAAAGGCAGCTACAGAAACAACAACTACAGAGGAGAAGACTGAAACGATAGTTCAGACTGTTACCGTTACTCCAACAGAGACGGCAACTTCATCAACAGAAACAGGAGGAATCTGTGGACCAGCAATATTAGTTGGTTTAGCCGTAGTC contains:
- a CDS encoding ABC transporter substrate-binding protein; protein product: MKRLVGVLIGAFVIFGVFGQVVAAQEQELPREETLYVGGGLWSQPNNFNPLIPWSAVTGTIGLIYETLFNYDPLNDKLEPWLAESGRWVSDNVYEVKLREGLTWQDGKPLTAEDVKFTFELHKKYPGLAYHQMWEWLQEVKVIDDRTIQFVFSTPHYEEWKYLLYQIAIVPKHIWQNIDNPVEFANVDNPVGSGPYKLYKTDQMRFILVRNDNWWGIKYFGKPAPKYIVYVIVYSNNLALSMLVKGELDWSNFFIPGVPDVKAQYGIVTWYDEPPYHLPANTAFLFLNTQKPPLDNPEFRRAIAYAINPEEIAARASQNQVTPADPTGLLIQYPAFKKIYNKEAVDKYGFKYDPQKAMEILDKLGFKDVNGDGYREFPDGKPLKLTIIVPFGWTDWMEMIRVISEQLAIVGINVEPKFPDYSKYWDDLTKGNFDMAINNFGSNVVATPWQWFNWVLNQDVTPIGENFYNGNFGRYKNERVAELLELINVEKDENKKLQYYYELQEIFLKDLPYIPIIYNGAWFEASPEHWTNWPTAKNPYAFPISWNGYWQMGGVKVLLNIKPVKAATETTTTEEKTETIVQTVTVTPTETATSSTETGGICGPAILVGLAVVPLLLRRRRS